The following are encoded together in the Thalassomonas haliotis genome:
- a CDS encoding MATE family efflux transporter, with the protein MEKCKQHWMLNTGVKQLILAMTLPLLPAIFLLVSFDLLETCLVSKSGTQALAALAFSAPLTITLAAVAIAASITTNNWICKTVSSDKSALRHNILAALVANSALVLLLSVAFYLLTPWIFQLLGVDYAAIPATFHQGARPDLAPWVNEYTRLRFIGWVFLALIWQVNGVFRSLGYVHQASWLLSGWMLSKMLMAAAVFYDLIPVNLTAGTGQDNPLLAVAQLHLLSDTLFALISVFTLMRKFSLTPDDLRAVAWLHTIKQLSAIGFGALFQQGLTPLSIGLLTLIIAGLGADKVAAFGIVIRIEALALLLPVAFTASLPGLIAANWWAGEIKRVKALISSSFMMLILTQLVVALLLFFAQHSISSKLSQDIAVQEGITFYLTWVPLSFIGSACVMVAMSCFNAMGCKSTAAILGFNAKILILLPLALLGSLLFDFHGLFIGISIANFLMVFIAWLAMINFIDKHRPSDFSSALAAKNNKDIYPQSNCNSPAIKPES; encoded by the coding sequence ATGGAAAAATGTAAGCAACACTGGATGCTCAATACCGGGGTAAAACAGCTGATACTGGCGATGACTTTACCCCTGCTACCGGCAATATTTTTACTGGTGAGTTTCGATTTATTAGAAACCTGCCTGGTGTCTAAGTCAGGCACCCAGGCACTGGCCGCACTGGCCTTTAGCGCACCGCTCACCATTACCCTGGCCGCCGTAGCCATTGCCGCCAGCATCACCACCAATAACTGGATATGTAAAACCGTCAGTAGCGATAAAAGCGCGCTCAGGCACAATATCCTGGCGGCGCTGGTTGCAAACTCGGCGCTTGTACTGCTGCTCAGTGTTGCTTTTTATCTGCTTACCCCCTGGATATTCCAGCTGCTGGGAGTGGATTACGCGGCAATTCCCGCCACTTTTCACCAGGGAGCCAGGCCCGACCTGGCCCCCTGGGTTAATGAATACACCCGGCTGCGTTTTATCGGCTGGGTCTTTCTCGCTCTGATCTGGCAGGTTAACGGAGTTTTTCGCAGCCTGGGTTATGTCCATCAGGCCAGCTGGCTGTTAAGCGGCTGGATGCTGAGCAAGATGCTGATGGCCGCCGCTGTATTTTATGATCTTATCCCGGTAAATTTAACCGCAGGCACAGGACAAGATAACCCCCTGCTGGCAGTGGCCCAGTTACATTTACTGAGCGATACCCTGTTTGCCTTGATCTCTGTTTTCACCTTAATGCGCAAATTTAGCTTAACCCCTGACGATTTAAGGGCAGTCGCCTGGTTACACACCATTAAGCAACTTAGCGCCATCGGCTTTGGCGCTTTATTTCAACAAGGTTTAACCCCGCTCAGTATCGGCCTGCTTACCTTGATTATTGCAGGCCTTGGCGCCGATAAAGTGGCCGCTTTTGGCATAGTGATCCGCATAGAAGCCCTGGCCCTTTTGCTCCCGGTAGCCTTTACCGCCTCCCTGCCGGGCCTGATTGCCGCCAACTGGTGGGCAGGGGAAATAAAGCGAGTCAAAGCCTTGATCAGCAGCAGCTTTATGATGTTGATCCTGACCCAGCTAGTCGTTGCCTTGTTGTTATTTTTTGCCCAGCACAGTATCAGTAGCAAGCTCAGCCAGGACATCGCCGTACAAGAGGGCATCACCTTTTACCTTACCTGGGTACCGCTGAGTTTTATCGGCAGCGCCTGTGTGATGGTGGCCATGTCCTGCTTTAATGCCATGGGTTGTAAATCTACCGCCGCCATCTTAGGTTTTAATGCCAAGATATTGATCTTGCTGCCACTGGCCCTGCTTGGCAGCCTGCTGTTTGATTTTCATGGCCTGTTTATCGGCATCAGCATCGCCAATTTTTTAATGGTGTTCATCGCCTGGTTAGCCATGATTAATTTTATCGACAAACACCGGCCGTCAGACTTTAGCAGTGCTTTGGCCGCGAAAAACAATAAGGATATTTACCCGCAAAGCAACTGTAACAGCCCAGCAATAAAACCGGAGAGTTAG
- a CDS encoding class I SAM-dependent methyltransferase, whose product MKLKTITLCLASISILSATTIYAHTQHGHSLANKSYEADFAKALQQKSRPEADRKRDAGRKPQKVMQFAGIKPGMKVLDMLASGGYYTEVLSHRVGPAGQVLAHNNNFMLTVLDGRFNKEITERLRDNRLENVTRFAHEFGDFNLNNEIDAATMMLNYHDLYGQEASKRKAVLAELKQALKPGGIFIVIDMEANPGEHNPKLHRIHSSIVKKELLAAGF is encoded by the coding sequence ATGAAACTAAAAACAATCACTTTATGTCTAGCCAGTATATCAATATTATCGGCCACAACGATTTATGCCCATACCCAACATGGCCATTCCCTGGCTAACAAAAGCTATGAAGCGGATTTTGCCAAAGCTTTACAACAGAAATCGCGCCCCGAAGCCGACAGAAAACGTGATGCCGGACGCAAACCGCAAAAGGTCATGCAATTTGCCGGTATCAAACCCGGTATGAAGGTACTGGATATGCTTGCTTCCGGCGGTTATTACACCGAAGTGCTTTCGCACCGGGTAGGTCCTGCCGGGCAGGTGCTGGCGCACAATAATAACTTTATGCTCACCGTGCTTGATGGCCGTTTTAATAAAGAAATCACCGAACGGCTACGCGATAACCGGCTGGAAAATGTCACCCGCTTTGCTCATGAATTCGGTGATTTTAACTTAAATAATGAAATTGATGCCGCAACTATGATGCTTAACTATCACGACCTCTACGGCCAGGAAGCGTCAAAGCGAAAAGCGGTGCTGGCAGAATTAAAACAGGCATTAAAACCCGGCGGTATTTTTATAGTGATCGATATGGAAGCCAACCCGGGTGAGCATAACCCGAAATTACACCGCATCCACAGCAGCATAGTCAAAAAAGAGCTCCTGGCGGCGGGATTTTGA
- a CDS encoding threonine dehydratase: protein MFSLKELEQSTELVHQYLLPTPQYNWPQLCRETGCDLWVKHENHTPTTAFKVRGGLVLLNYLSGLAQKPRGIISATVGNHGQSLAYAGQKLAMPVTIVVPEGNNEDQNRAIKGLGANLVIFGQDFEAARQHSLQLQGECGYRAIAPFERELVLGVASYALEYFSAVQDLDTVYVPVGMGSGISGLIKTRDLLGLSTKIVGVVSEGAPTFALSFAAGRVMPTDSVNTIADGVATRSPIQAAFDIIKAGADRIVTVSDDEIASAMYQYYQKTHNLAEPAAATPLAALIKEKQQMKGKKVGVILTGGNIDFERFVKYAGPFCGNM from the coding sequence ATGTTTAGCCTGAAAGAACTCGAACAATCGACAGAGCTAGTCCACCAGTATCTTTTACCGACGCCGCAATATAACTGGCCGCAACTGTGCCGGGAGACCGGATGCGATCTCTGGGTAAAACATGAAAACCATACCCCGACCACGGCTTTTAAAGTACGCGGCGGCCTGGTGTTATTAAATTATCTTAGCGGCCTGGCACAAAAGCCGCGGGGCATTATCTCGGCAACGGTGGGCAACCACGGGCAAAGCCTGGCTTATGCCGGACAAAAGCTTGCTATGCCGGTGACTATCGTGGTACCCGAAGGCAATAACGAAGATCAAAACCGTGCCATTAAGGGATTGGGTGCTAACCTGGTTATTTTCGGCCAGGACTTTGAAGCGGCCAGGCAGCACAGCCTGCAATTGCAAGGTGAATGCGGTTACCGGGCGATAGCCCCTTTTGAGCGGGAGCTGGTATTGGGTGTCGCCAGTTATGCTCTGGAGTATTTCTCTGCGGTGCAAGACTTAGACACGGTTTATGTACCTGTTGGTATGGGATCGGGGATTAGTGGCCTAATTAAAACCCGGGATCTGCTCGGCCTTAGCACGAAAATTGTGGGTGTGGTTTCTGAAGGGGCGCCGACTTTTGCTTTATCTTTTGCCGCGGGCAGGGTGATGCCAACAGACAGTGTGAATACCATTGCCGACGGCGTCGCTACCCGCTCACCGATACAAGCTGCGTTTGATATCATCAAGGCTGGCGCTGATCGCATTGTAACCGTCAGTGATGATGAGATTGCTTCGGCCATGTACCAGTATTATCAGAAAACCCATAACCTGGCAGAGCCTGCGGCGGCAACGCCGCTGGCGGCGCTAATCAAGGAAAAACAGCAAATGAAGGGCAAAAAGGTCGGGGTGATCTTAACCGGCGGTAATATTGATTTTGAGCGTTTTGTTAAATATGCCGGCCCTTTTTGCGGCAATATGTAA
- a CDS encoding PLP-dependent aminotransferase family protein, whose protein sequence is MWSPDLSQETGPLYQRLVSAMAKAIRSGELEVGDKLPPQRQLAWHLEINLSTVTKAFQEASKRHLIYGEVGRGTFILGKSTEAALFELKQTRQDKLIDLSTHVPAVNPTDKHLQGTLTAMQSREGNVDELLNYHSPQALQETKIAAASWLAELGYHISPAACITTTSAQNALLITLLTCCDKGDTVLVDELTFPGIKAVARVLGLKLYGIKMDDQGMLPSSLDLAIRTSKAKVLVSDPTLQNPTGSSMGKMRKKAFIEVITKHNILFIEEFVVGALAGTRPISEPIKNHSLLITSFAKTVAPGIRFAILAGEHDIIKQIDSESHVTSWQLSPLMADIARQWIHDGTAHERLHWQQQEIKQRYQLFKQVFAKSFCLINQNCSSHLWLPVPIDADIFAQRCQQQGVAVVPASLFAVGHQFPQCIRVSLTAAKSRQQLKAGLALIRTLINANPH, encoded by the coding sequence ATGTGGTCACCGGATCTTAGCCAGGAAACTGGCCCTTTATATCAACGCCTGGTATCGGCGATGGCCAAGGCCATCCGCTCGGGAGAACTGGAGGTAGGCGATAAACTGCCGCCACAGCGTCAGCTTGCCTGGCATTTAGAGATCAACCTCAGCACAGTCACTAAGGCTTTTCAGGAAGCCAGCAAACGTCATTTAATTTATGGCGAGGTAGGCAGAGGTACTTTTATTTTAGGGAAAAGCACAGAAGCCGCACTGTTTGAACTTAAACAAACCAGACAAGATAAACTTATCGATCTCAGCACCCATGTACCTGCGGTAAATCCCACCGACAAACACTTGCAAGGCACCTTGACGGCCATGCAAAGTCGTGAAGGCAATGTCGATGAATTGCTGAACTACCACAGCCCCCAGGCATTGCAGGAAACGAAAATAGCCGCGGCAAGCTGGCTGGCTGAACTTGGTTATCACATTTCCCCGGCCGCTTGTATCACCACCACCAGCGCGCAAAATGCCTTGCTGATCACCTTGTTAACTTGTTGTGATAAAGGCGATACCGTGTTGGTGGATGAGTTGACCTTCCCCGGTATCAAGGCGGTAGCCCGGGTATTGGGGCTAAAGCTCTATGGTATTAAAATGGATGACCAGGGCATGCTGCCCTCCTCGCTGGATCTCGCCATCAGAACCAGCAAAGCCAAGGTACTGGTCTCAGATCCGACATTACAAAACCCTACGGGAAGCAGCATGGGCAAGATGCGTAAAAAAGCCTTTATTGAAGTCATCACCAAACATAATATTTTATTTATCGAAGAATTTGTCGTCGGCGCCCTGGCAGGTACAAGGCCGATATCTGAGCCGATAAAAAATCACTCGCTACTTATCACCAGTTTTGCCAAAACCGTTGCCCCCGGGATACGTTTTGCCATCCTCGCAGGTGAGCATGACATCATCAAACAAATCGACAGCGAATCCCATGTCACCAGCTGGCAACTGAGCCCATTAATGGCCGATATTGCCAGACAGTGGATTCATGACGGTACGGCACATGAGCGGCTTCACTGGCAGCAGCAAGAAATTAAGCAAAGGTATCAACTTTTTAAGCAAGTTTTTGCCAAGAGTTTCTGCCTTATCAATCAAAACTGTAGCTCCCACCTCTGGCTGCCGGTCCCCATTGATGCCGATATTTTTGCCCAAAGATGCCAACAACAAGGGGTTGCCGTGGTACCGGCCTCACTCTTTGCGGTAGGACATCAATTCCCGCAGTGTATCCGTGTCAGCCTGACTGCCGCTAAAAGCCGACAGCAGTTAAAAGCCGGATTAGCATTGATTAGGACATTGATCAATGCTAATCCGCACTGA
- the yeiP gene encoding elongation factor P-like protein YeiP translates to MPKASEVKKNTAIEYNNSVYIIRDIERSVPQGRAGGSLYRMRMYDVVTGAKVDHTFKDSEMLTLADLIRRQAMFSYLDGDELVFMDNEDYTPYNLNKESIADEVQFIDENTQGIQVILVDGSPAGLDLPSSVELEVVETDPSIKGASATSRTKPATLSTGLIIQVPEYISTGDKVKVNTAEQKYMSRADAK, encoded by the coding sequence ATGCCAAAGGCGAGTGAAGTTAAAAAGAATACCGCAATCGAATACAACAACAGTGTTTATATTATCCGCGATATCGAGCGCTCTGTACCCCAGGGACGCGCCGGTGGCAGCTTATACCGCATGCGCATGTACGATGTGGTTACCGGTGCAAAAGTCGACCACACCTTCAAAGACAGCGAGATGCTGACTTTGGCCGATTTAATCCGTCGCCAGGCCATGTTTTCTTACCTTGACGGCGATGAACTGGTGTTTATGGACAATGAAGATTACACCCCTTATAACCTCAATAAAGAAAGCATCGCCGACGAAGTGCAGTTTATTGATGAAAACACCCAGGGCATCCAGGTAATTTTAGTTGACGGCTCACCGGCCGGTCTTGACTTACCGTCAAGTGTTGAACTTGAAGTGGTTGAAACCGACCCGTCGATTAAAGGTGCATCCGCCACTTCCCGTACCAAACCGGCCACTTTATCTACCGGTTTAATCATCCAGGTACCTGAATACATTTCTACCGGCGACAAGGTAAAAGTGAATACCGCAGAGCAGAAATACATGAGCCGCGCCGATGCTAAATAA